Proteins encoded in a region of the Pedosphaera parvula Ellin514 genome:
- a CDS encoding DUF6328 family protein: MTDEPEKIDEHREELPLSKAAQYLVEECRMVLPGIQALFGFQLTVVFHPGFSEKLTSAEQRLHFIALTLLGIAIALIMTPAAYHRQTGPQEVTSKFIRLASGLLLSSMAPLAFGICIDFYLVGHVISKSVLIPVLASGLFAFIVILWFVLPRIALLKKKRQ, translated from the coding sequence ATGACTGATGAACCTGAGAAAATAGATGAGCATCGTGAGGAACTGCCTTTGTCAAAGGCTGCTCAATATTTGGTGGAAGAATGTCGCATGGTGCTACCAGGAATCCAGGCCTTGTTTGGATTCCAATTAACCGTTGTCTTTCATCCGGGTTTTTCAGAGAAACTCACTTCCGCAGAGCAGCGCCTACACTTCATTGCCCTCACGTTGCTGGGAATCGCGATCGCCCTCATAATGACCCCTGCGGCATATCACCGGCAAACTGGTCCGCAGGAGGTCACCAGCAAGTTCATCCGCCTTGCCAGTGGCCTGCTGTTATCCAGTATGGCGCCTCTGGCTTTCGGTATCTGCATCGACTTTTACCTGGTCGGGCATGTCATTTCGAAGAGCGTCCTAATCCCCGTGCTGGCGTCGGGATTGTTTGCGTTCATTGTCATTTTGTGGTTCGTGCTGCCGCGCATTGCGCTGTTAAAGAAGAAACGGCAGTGA